The proteins below are encoded in one region of Microthrixaceae bacterium:
- a CDS encoding phage major capsid protein, with protein MTLLEQIRASIRECLDTRAGHMAVIDSVIAAAEARDDSALTDAETIQFSEARSAVAAADADLAQLQEREAELVALEEARAAADAVAARFPAPNGSPEIRVGAEPVVYRDGGEHSFLQDAYRSEFGGDWQARERLERHQRMALETRDVGTGAFGALVPPQYLVDMFAPIARAGRPIANSVRRLPLPAGGMTFNVPRGTTGTTTAVQAAENDAVSETNFDETTLAVSLQTIAGQQDVSRQALERGVGIDLVVFGDLASHYATVLDTSVYTAITGTAGIEAVTYTDASPTVAEFFPKLADAVQRVNSNRFMPATAIFMHPRRWGWLTAAVDSTNRPLIGLNAPSNAVGVGVAAEYGQVVGSLFGLPVVTDANMATDLGAGTNEDLVIVAKADDILLWEDGDGAPRELRFEQTNGGNLTVKLVAYGYSATTAGRYPKAIATVGGTGLVTPTF; from the coding sequence ATGACCCTGCTCGAACAGATCCGAGCTTCTATCCGTGAGTGCCTCGACACTCGCGCCGGCCATATGGCCGTCATCGATTCGGTGATCGCTGCGGCCGAGGCCCGTGACGATTCGGCGCTCACTGATGCCGAGACCATCCAGTTCAGCGAGGCCCGTTCCGCCGTCGCTGCCGCTGATGCCGATCTCGCCCAGCTTCAGGAGCGTGAGGCCGAGCTCGTTGCGCTCGAAGAGGCCCGTGCTGCTGCTGACGCTGTGGCTGCCCGCTTCCCTGCCCCCAACGGGTCCCCCGAGATCCGTGTCGGCGCTGAGCCTGTCGTGTACCGCGACGGTGGTGAGCACTCGTTCCTTCAGGATGCCTACCGCTCCGAGTTCGGTGGCGACTGGCAGGCCCGGGAGCGGCTGGAGCGTCATCAGCGGATGGCGCTGGAGACCCGCGATGTCGGCACCGGTGCGTTCGGTGCGCTGGTGCCACCTCAGTACCTGGTGGACATGTTCGCTCCGATCGCTCGGGCTGGTCGCCCGATCGCCAACTCGGTGCGTCGGCTCCCGCTGCCTGCTGGTGGGATGACCTTCAACGTCCCGCGTGGCACCACCGGCACCACCACCGCCGTCCAGGCGGCCGAGAACGACGCCGTGTCGGAAACCAACTTCGATGAGACGACTTTGGCTGTCTCGTTGCAGACCATCGCCGGTCAGCAGGACGTTTCCCGTCAGGCGTTGGAGCGTGGGGTTGGCATCGACCTGGTGGTGTTCGGTGATCTCGCTTCGCACTATGCGACCGTGCTGGACACTTCGGTGTACACCGCCATCACCGGCACTGCCGGGATCGAGGCCGTGACCTACACCGACGCGTCCCCCACTGTGGCCGAGTTCTTCCCGAAGCTCGCTGACGCTGTGCAGCGCGTGAACTCGAACCGGTTCATGCCCGCCACCGCGATCTTCATGCACCCCCGTCGCTGGGGCTGGCTGACCGCTGCGGTCGACTCTACCAACCGTCCCCTGATCGGCCTGAACGCACCATCCAACGCTGTTGGTGTGGGTGTTGCTGCCGAGTACGGGCAGGTCGTCGGGTCGCTGTTCGGTCTGCCCGTCGTCACCGACGCCAACATGGCCACCGACCTCGGTGCTGGCACCAATGAGGATCTGGTGATCGTGGCGAAGGCTGACGACATCCTCCTGTGGGAGGACGGCGACGGTGCCCCCCGTGAGTTGCGCTTCGAGCAGACCAACGGCGGCAACCTGACCGTGAAGCTCGTTGCTTACGGCTACTCGGCCACCACGGCCGGGCGTTACCCGAAGGCCATCGCCACTGTCGGTGGCACCGGTCTGGTTACGCCGACCTTCTAG
- a CDS encoding HK97 family phage prohead protease: MSELLPDVVAARLGGDMSSLSVVQRGRTVEARRFAVPEVRADEDGGVSMSGYATVYGFPYDVAGGPERGGWSEVIVEGACAKSVVERDDVRLLVNHEGLPLARTAAKTLTLASDAVGLRCDASLDCSSPLVASVLSAMERGDLDEMSFAFRVIRQEWDADYLVRRIIEVQLFDVSLVTYPANPATVAQVRDDVPAPSVRGLDLRMALAVRARLSI; this comes from the coding sequence ATGTCTGAGTTGTTGCCTGATGTGGTCGCTGCCCGTCTGGGTGGTGACATGTCGTCTCTGTCGGTGGTGCAGCGTGGCCGCACTGTGGAGGCCCGGCGGTTCGCTGTGCCCGAGGTGCGAGCGGATGAGGACGGCGGCGTGTCGATGTCGGGGTACGCCACGGTGTACGGGTTCCCTTATGACGTGGCTGGTGGCCCGGAGCGTGGCGGCTGGTCTGAGGTGATCGTTGAGGGTGCTTGCGCCAAGTCGGTGGTCGAGCGTGACGACGTGCGTCTCCTGGTGAACCATGAGGGCCTACCTCTGGCACGCACGGCCGCTAAGACGCTGACGCTGGCGTCCGACGCTGTGGGCCTGCGGTGTGATGCCTCGCTTGACTGTTCGTCTCCGCTGGTGGCGTCGGTGCTGTCCGCGATGGAGCGAGGCGATCTCGATGAGATGTCCTTCGCTTTCCGTGTGATCCGTCAGGAGTGGGATGCGGACTACCTCGTGCGGCGGATCATCGAGGTCCAACTGTTCGATGTTTCGCTGGTGACCTACCCGGCGAATCCTGCGACCGTCGCCCAGGTGCGCGACGACGTGCCAGCGCCGTCGGTGCGCGGTCTTGATCTGCGGATGGCTTTGGCTGTCCGCGCCCGGCTGTCTATCTAG
- a CDS encoding WhiB family transcriptional regulator produces MGEAGGVVSGWRDDAACRGTGAAVFFSRDPLAEAAAVRVCHGCPVMSECRDWALDHETLVPLNDQFGVWGGLTHEQRRAALGAAS; encoded by the coding sequence GTGGGCGAAGCGGGAGGCGTCGTGAGCGGGTGGCGTGACGATGCGGCGTGTCGTGGCACGGGTGCAGCAGTGTTCTTCTCTCGTGACCCGTTGGCTGAGGCGGCAGCGGTCAGGGTCTGTCACGGGTGCCCGGTGATGTCGGAGTGTCGTGACTGGGCGCTCGACCATGAGACTCTGGTCCCGCTCAACGATCAGTTCGGGGTGTGGGGTGGTCTGACGCATGAGCAGCGCCGAGCTGCGCTGGGGGCCGCCTCGTGA
- a CDS encoding excisionase family DNA-binding protein, with product MAQWTHLGRSTIYRLIEDNDLPAVRIGRSVRVRVCDYEAWVSDHLAVES from the coding sequence ATCGCGCAGTGGACCCACCTCGGCCGGTCCACCATCTACCGGCTCATCGAGGACAACGACCTCCCCGCCGTGCGCATCGGCCGATCAGTCCGGGTCCGGGTCTGCGACTACGAGGCCTGGGTCTCTGACCACCTGGCGGTGGAGTCATGA
- a CDS encoding N-acetylmuramoyl-L-alanine amidase codes for MNVITRAQWGAGPKRGSDVSAKLPWGEVVIHTEAGSQRAPASEGTEKGWIRAIEAFHVGPSRGWDGIAYSFLIAPSGRIFEGRGWGRSGAHTEGRNSTAAGVCFLGHGDKWPATDAQWASTRWLIGEGIRLGKLQRRPKISGHKDYSQKGKTCPGTLIYPLLQAKLAGIDGPAGPTEPTGPSTEDTDMTDADRQMLADALAEARAAGLRAAHCEQLLAEQAEQLKQFYGSLRGWLVAIAEKVGASRDDAIRNDPHAQR; via the coding sequence GTGAACGTCATCACCCGCGCCCAATGGGGTGCAGGCCCCAAGCGTGGCAGCGACGTGTCTGCCAAGCTCCCGTGGGGTGAGGTCGTGATCCACACCGAAGCCGGGTCGCAGCGTGCCCCGGCCAGCGAGGGCACCGAGAAGGGCTGGATACGGGCCATCGAAGCGTTCCACGTCGGACCATCGAGGGGCTGGGATGGCATCGCCTACAGCTTCCTCATCGCACCGTCGGGACGGATCTTCGAGGGCCGCGGCTGGGGGCGCTCCGGCGCACACACTGAGGGCCGCAACTCCACCGCTGCCGGGGTCTGCTTCCTTGGGCATGGCGACAAATGGCCCGCCACCGACGCCCAATGGGCCTCGACCCGCTGGCTCATAGGTGAGGGCATCCGGCTCGGCAAGCTCCAACGCCGACCCAAGATCAGCGGCCACAAGGACTACAGCCAGAAGGGCAAGACCTGCCCCGGCACCCTCATCTACCCGCTACTCCAAGCCAAGCTCGCCGGGATCGACGGACCCGCCGGGCCGACCGAACCCACCGGACCATCCACCGAGGACACTGACATGACCGACGCTGACCGCCAGATGCTCGCCGACGCCCTCGCCGAAGCCCGTGCCGCTGGCCTCCGTGCCGCCCACTGCGAGCAGCTCCTCGCCGAGCAAGCCGAGCAGCTCAAACAGTTCTACGGCTCGCTCCGGGGTTGGCTGGTGGCCATCGCAGAGAAGGTGGGTGCCTCCCGAGACGACGCCATCCGCAACGACCCCCACGCCCAACGGTGA
- a CDS encoding polymer-forming cytoskeletal protein yields MSGSARVYGSARVSGSAWVSGSAQVSGTAEVYGNARVFGAAWVFGAARVSGSAWVYGAARVSGDAEVFGNAQVFGDAQVFGDAEVFGNAQVYGNARVSTSRHVLTVGPIGSEDQTLTLFRAETGYWVSVGCWHPDGATLDDLTAEVQRRAPDHADEYEAAMALCRVRIAEWEKR; encoded by the coding sequence GTGTCCGGCTCGGCCCGGGTGTACGGCTCGGCCCGGGTGTCCGGCTCGGCCTGGGTGTCCGGCTCGGCCCAGGTGTCCGGGACCGCTGAGGTATACGGGAACGCTCGGGTGTTCGGGGCCGCTTGGGTGTTCGGGGCCGCTCGGGTGTCCGGGTCCGCTTGGGTGTACGGGGCCGCTCGGGTGTCCGGGGACGCTGAGGTGTTCGGGAACGCTCAGGTGTTCGGGGACGCTCAGGTGTTCGGGGACGCTGAGGTGTTCGGGAACGCTCAGGTGTACGGGAACGCTCGGGTGTCCACGTCCCGACATGTCCTGACGGTCGGCCCGATCGGGTCCGAGGACCAGACCCTGACCTTGTTCCGCGCTGAGACGGGGTACTGGGTGAGTGTCGGGTGCTGGCACCCGGACGGGGCAACCCTCGATGACCTGACCGCTGAGGTGCAGCGTCGAGCACCGGACCATGCGGATGAGTACGAGGCCGCGATGGCGTTGTGTCGTGTGCGGATCGCTGAATGGGAGAAGCGATGA